One window of Parafrankia discariae genomic DNA carries:
- a CDS encoding response regulator transcription factor, whose amino-acid sequence MITIGVCEDQESIRTILVRGLRQAGYEVVVAHDGREALRQFSPDNNIGVVIMDIGLPDADGRDVVQALKSAGQHAPVLFLTALDATHDHLAGFAAGADDYVTKPFDLKVLLARLEVLTRRGPGSVISADGLVLDPITHSARTAAGQVRLSPTEFRMLAAITARPHEVVRRRSVIAAAWPDGAIISDNTVDSFIRRLRSKLESIDSPTGIETVRAVGFTMTQKDG is encoded by the coding sequence ATGATCACGATCGGGGTCTGTGAGGATCAGGAGTCCATCCGGACCATCCTTGTCCGAGGGCTGCGCCAGGCTGGCTACGAGGTGGTCGTCGCCCACGATGGCCGTGAGGCGCTCCGCCAGTTCAGTCCGGACAACAACATCGGCGTTGTCATCATGGACATCGGCCTGCCGGACGCTGACGGCCGCGATGTCGTCCAGGCGCTCAAGTCAGCCGGGCAGCACGCTCCCGTCCTCTTCCTGACGGCGCTCGACGCGACGCACGACCATCTTGCCGGTTTCGCCGCCGGCGCGGACGACTACGTCACCAAGCCGTTCGACCTCAAGGTGCTGCTGGCGCGCCTGGAGGTCCTGACGCGCCGTGGACCTGGCAGCGTGATCAGCGCGGACGGGCTTGTTCTCGATCCGATCACGCACTCGGCCCGGACCGCGGCGGGACAGGTGCGCCTCAGCCCCACCGAGTTCCGCATGCTGGCGGCGATCACCGCTCGGCCGCACGAGGTGGTGCGCAGAAGGAGCGTCATCGCCGCAGCATGGCCCGACGGAGCGATCATCAGCGACAACACCGTCGACTCCTTCATCCGCCGCCTGCGGAGCAAACTCGAGTCGATCGACTCGCCGACTG